One Gordonia pseudamarae genomic window, TAATGCCCACACCCGATGAGGCGGTGGCGGGCATCGAGGATGGATCGACCGTTCTGGTCGGCGGATTCGGTCTGGCAGGAATGCCGTTCGACCTGATCGACGCCCTGATCCGGCAGGGGGCGGCCGATCTCACGATCGTCGCCAACAACGCGGGCAACGGCGACGTCGGCCTGGCCGCGCTGCTCGCGGCGGGCCGCGTGCGAAAGGTCATCTGTTCCTTTCCGCGACAGGTGGATTCCTACGTCTTCGACGAGCTCTTCCTGGCCGGGAAGATCGAACTGGAAGTGGTGCCGCAGGGCAATCTCGCCGAACGGATGCGGGCCGCCGGTGCCGGGATCGGGGCGTTCTACTGTCCCACCGGGGTGGGCACCTCGCTCACCGAGGGCAAGGAGATCCGCTCGATCGACGGCCGCGACTACGCGCTCGAATATCCCATCCGCGGCGACTACGCGCTGATCAGCGCCCACATCGGCGACCGGATGGGAAACCTCGTGTACCGCAAGACCGCCCGCAATTTCGGCCCGGTGATGGCCACCGCGGCCACGACCACCATCGCGCAGGTCTCCTCGATCGTGCCCACCGGTGACCTCGACCCCGAGGCGGTGGTCACCCCGTCGATCTACGTTGACAGGGTCGTCGCCGTGCAGGCCCGCCACTACACCGTACAAGGAGCCCGATGATGATCCAGACAGCAACGGCGTTGGCCCCGGAACAGCTCGCCGCCCGTATCGCGCAGGACATTCCGGCCGGCGCCTTCGTCAATCTCGGTATCGGCCAGCCCACGAGGATCGCCGACCATCTGGCCCCCGAACTCGGTGTCGTGTTGCACACCGAGAACGGCATGCTCGGCATGGGCCGCGAGGCCAAGGGCGAGGAGATCGATCCCGACCTCACCAACGCGGGCAAGGTGCCGGTGACCGAGACGCCGGGTGCCTCCTACTTCCATCACGCGGACTCGTTCGCGATGATGCGCGGCGGACATCTCGATGTGTGTGTGCTGGGTGCCTTCCAGGTGTCGGAGTCGGGCGATCTGGCCAACTGGCACACCGGGAAACCCGGTGCCATCCCGGCCGTCGGCGGGGCGATGGATCTGGCGATCGGCGCCAAGGACGTATACGTGATGATGACCCTGTTCGCCAAGGACGGCAGCCCGAAACTGGTGCCGGCGTGTACCTATCCGCTGACCGGTGTCGGTTGCGTGAGCCGCATCTACACCGACCGGGCGATCTTCGAGATCACCGGTGACGGGGTACGGGTGACCGAGACCTTCGGGATCGGTGTGGACGAACTGCGGGACAGGCTCGACGTACCGCTGGAGACCGCCCATCCCGCCGGTTGAGGCGTCAGCGTTTCCCGCCGCCCAACTGAGCCGGTTGAGGCGTCAGCGTTTCCCGCCGCCCAGCTGAGCCGGTTGAGGCGTGAGGAGCGCG contains:
- a CDS encoding 3-oxoacid CoA-transferase subunit A, which gives rise to MARTAIMPTPDEAVAGIEDGSTVLVGGFGLAGMPFDLIDALIRQGAADLTIVANNAGNGDVGLAALLAAGRVRKVICSFPRQVDSYVFDELFLAGKIELEVVPQGNLAERMRAAGAGIGAFYCPTGVGTSLTEGKEIRSIDGRDYALEYPIRGDYALISAHIGDRMGNLVYRKTARNFGPVMATAATTTIAQVSSIVPTGDLDPEAVVTPSIYVDRVVAVQARHYTVQGAR
- a CDS encoding 3-oxoacid CoA-transferase subunit B, whose translation is MMIQTATALAPEQLAARIAQDIPAGAFVNLGIGQPTRIADHLAPELGVVLHTENGMLGMGREAKGEEIDPDLTNAGKVPVTETPGASYFHHADSFAMMRGGHLDVCVLGAFQVSESGDLANWHTGKPGAIPAVGGAMDLAIGAKDVYVMMTLFAKDGSPKLVPACTYPLTGVGCVSRIYTDRAIFEITGDGVRVTETFGIGVDELRDRLDVPLETAHPAG